CGCCTCCGTCTCGACTTCGACGAACTCCCCGACCCCGGCGACCGAATCCAGCGTCACGGCGTACTCCGCGAGCGAGAAGCGCTCGCGTACCTTCTCGACGGTTTCGACCGGAACGAACCCGAGCGAGTCGAGGATCGCCGCCGCCGCGTCGCCGTCCCCGAGGTCCGTCTCGTACTCCTCGCGCGTCTTCGACGTCTCCCCGATCAACGGCCCCTTGTACGTGAGTCTCGCTCGCTCCGTACCGCCGCGCTCCTCGCGACGCACCCGAAGCGCCTCGTCCGTCTCGGCGAAGTCGCGCGTCGGCGCGTCGTAATACGTGTCGCGCTGTGTGATCGCGCCGCGAGCGCTCGCCCCCAGTTCCCGCAAGGCGTCCCGTACCCGCCCGTGGTCGGCCCGGACCTTCATCTCGACCTCGTACATACGCCTTCGGACGGACCGAAGCGCCGAAAAGCGTCCGTTTTCCCCTCATCCGGTCTTTGACACCGGCTAACGTCGCCGGTGAGATCGCGCCTCGTCACGAGCCCCTCCCCCGATTAGCCGCCCGCTAGAGTCGCCCAGCGACGGCGGCGATTCTCGCGTTCGTCGGTGGGGTTCGTCGACGCAGACGTGAACCGATTACCCGTTTCCTATAGTACTGATATTATCGTGGATAAGTAAGTATCAACGAATGAATCATACAGGCGATGCGCGACATAAACCGTCGACGTATGATCCAGCTGTCCGGTGGCATAGCGCTCGCGAGCATGGCCGGCTGTCTCGGCAGCGACGACGATCCGAAGGACACCGACGAGAAGAACGACCCTGACGACGGCGAGAATACCAAGGATGGCGGCGAGAACGACAAGCCCAAAAGCGGGGATGACGCCCCGAAGGTCGACGTCGAGACCCACGACGGCAAGACGGTCACGGTCGAGGCCAGGGACAAACCGACCATCGTGATGTTCGCCGACATCGAAAGCGAGGAGTGTAAGTCCTACTCGAAGACGCTGGTCGACCTCCACGAGGAGTACCACGACCGCGCGTACGTGGTCACGATCAACTCCAACCTGGACGTCTCGAAGGAGGACCTCAAGGCGTTCCACGAGGAGTACGGCGGCGACTGGGACCACGCGATGGGTCACGCCAAGGCCCTCGAGAAGTACGGCATCGAGGCCTCGGTGACGATCTGTGTCATCGACGAGCACGGAAAGATCGCCTTCCGTATCGACGGCGAAATCGACCGGGAGACGGTCGAGAAGCTCCTCGAGGCCTACGCCAACGGCGAGATCGATCAAAAGGACATCGAGGAGGTCATCGAAGCGTACCGAAAGGGCGAGATCGACGAAAAAGACGTCGAAGAGGCGATCGAAACGTACGCCGACGATTGATGCTGTCGGTCATACCTCCGATCAACCGTTGGCAGGACGGGACCGACTCGCGCCGTAGTCCGTCAGCTCGGGCACACGCCGTCGACTGTCCCGTGATCAACGGTATGAACCGCCGCTGATCGTCCGCGTCCGTGGCGGACACGAAACGTTGTTCTTAAGGCGCGAACGCCTGTCGTCTGTGGTATGAGTGACGAAGAAGAGGCAGACGCAGCCGACGAACCCGAGACCGACGCCGAGACGGAGGCGGAGTCTCAGTCGGACGAGGACGCCTCGGAAGGGGCCGACGGGCTCTCCGACGGCGACTTCGTTCGTCTCGCGTACACGGCACGCACGGTCGAGGACGACCAGCTCGTCGACACCACGGATCGGGAGATCGCGGAGGACGAGGGCGTCGACGTCGAGGAGCGGAACATCGAGCCGCGCGTGATCGCGCTCGGCGCGGGCCACCTCTTCGAGACGGTCGAGGCCGACATCGAGGGCAAGGAGGCCGGCGATTCGGGAAGCGTCGTCGTCCCTGCCGAGGAGGCCTTCGGCGAGTACAGCGAGGACGAGGTCCGCACCGTCAGCGCCGAGAAGATCCCCGAGGACGACCGCTACCCCGGCGCACACGTCGACATCGACGGCCAGCACGGCCACGTCGAGACCGTCATCGGCGGGCGCGCCCGCGTCGACTTCAACCACCCGCTCGCGGGCGAGGACATCGAGTACGAGTACGAGATCGTCGAGGAGGTCGAGGACCGCGTCGACCGCGCGAAGGGGATGCTCTCGATGTTCGTCGACGCCGACCTCGAGATGTGGGTCGAGACCGACGAGGTCGAGGAGGAGACGGTCGTCGAACCCGACGAAGAGGACGAAGACGCCGAACCCGAGACCGAGGTCGAAACGGTCGAGAAGGAGACGCTGTACATCGAGGCCACGCCACAGCTGACGATGAACCAGCAGTGGATGTTCCAGAAACAGCAGATCGCCCAGGACCTGATGGACCGGCTGGACCTCGATCGGGTCATCATCCAGGAGACCATCGAGGGCGGCGGCATGATGGGCGGTCTCGGCGGCATGATGGGCGGCATGGGCGGCGGTGGCGGCGTCGAGGAGGCGCTCGAGGACGCCGACGTCGACGCCGACGAGATCGTCGAGGAACTCGAAGGCGAACTCGACGCAGAGGAGTAGTCAGGCGATATCCCGGCTCGTATCGATCCGGACCCGTTCTGCGAGTTCGAGTTTGATCGTCTCGCTCAGCGCACGTCCGCCGCGGAACTTCGGGACCGCGAGCCGGTTCTCGATGGACTCGCCGCTGATCGTCGTCTCGAGCGAGAACACCACGTCGGCCATGTACTCGGTGAGGTCGCGTCCCGCCGGCGGGTCGTTGCCCGCGAGACAGTGTAACACCGCGACGCTCTCGGTGTTAACCATCGCCGTCTGCAGCCCGTTCATGAACCGTCGATACCGGGCGGGATCGCGCCGCTCCAGGGCGTCGACCGGATCGACGATCACCGTGGCCCCGTTCGGGACCGTCTCGACGAGGCGGCTCACCTCGTCCAGCGGGGCGTCGCTCGCGACCTGCTCGATCTCGGGGGTTCCCGTCGGGGCGGTGGTCCGCTCGAACGCGTCGCGGACCGCCTCCACCGACCGCTCGGTCGTGAGATACAGCGTCTCGCGGGGGGCGGTGAGTTCGTACAACAGCAGTTCCGACTGGCTCGCCGGCGCGGCCGAGAGCGCGACGACGCTGCCCGCGGGGATCCCGCCGCTCAACTTCCGGTCGAGCACGTCGATCCCCGTCGGTAAGCGTCGACTCATCTCTAGAATGGTATATCATTCAACAGAAATAAACCTTCGCCCGGTTAGAACGCCGATCGGAGGTGCTCCTCGTAGAACTCGAAAAAGCCCTCCTGATCGGGGCCGATCTGGTGGAAGTAGACGTGGTCGTAGCCGGCGTCGACGCAGGCCTCGACGCTGTCGACGAACGGTTCGGGGTCCGGCCCCAGCGGCGTGGCGCTCTCGGCGACGTCCTCGCGGTCGACCATCTCCGCGGCCTGCTCGAAGTGCGCCGGCGTCGGCAGGACCTGGCTCAACTCGCCCGATATCTCGCCGTTGGGCCACGTCTCGTAGACGGTGTCGAGCGCCTCCTCCTCGCTCTCGGCGTAACAGACGTCGATCTGGGCGTATTTCGGGCCGTCGCCGCCGGCCTCGGCGTAGGTCTCGAGGGGTTCTTCCTGCGGACCGACACACCACAGGCCGTCGCCGATGTCGGCCGCCGAGCGGGCGGCCTTCGGGCCGAACGCGGAGACGACGATCGGCGGGAGTTCGTCGGGAAGGGTGTAGATCTTCGCGTTCTCGACGTCGTAGTAGGTACCATGATGGCTGTAGTTCTCGCCCTCCCAGAGGTCGCGGATCACGCCGACGGCCTCCTCGAGCATCTCCAGGCGGACCGCCGCCTCGGGCCAGCGGTCGCCCAGCACGTGCTCGTTCAGGTTCTCGCCGCTTCCGACGCCGAAGAAGAAGCGCCCGTCGAGCATCCGTGCCGTGGTCGCCGCGGCCTGGGCGAGGATCGCGGGGTGGATCCTGACGGTGGGACACGTGACGCCGACGCCGACGTCGATCTCGTCGGTGGCCTGTGCGATACCGCCGAGCGTGCTCCAGACGAACGGGCTCTCGCCCTGCGCTTCGACCCACGGGTGGAAGTGATCGGAGATCGAGACGAACTCGAAGCCGACCTCCTCGGCGCGGGCGGCGTTCTCGACCAGCGTGGTCGGGCCGTGCTCCTCGCTCGATAGGGTGTAGCCGAGAGCGACCATCGTCCCGACCTTCGGCGGCGGGGCTGTTAAGCGTGTATCCCGGCTGTCAGTACATGTCGTCAACCGCGGGATTGAAGGCCCCTTACACCCCCCGTTGGGGTAATGTGGCACGATCACGTGCTCACCGCAAAGCAGTTCTCGCGGGCGGACATCGAGACGGTGCTCGACCGCGCGGCCGACTTCGACGGCCCGACGGGCGACACCCGCCACACCGACTCGCTGCTCGGTCTGCTGTTCTTCGAACCCAGCACGCGCACCAAGATGAGCTTCGAGACGGCGATCAAACGCCTCGGCGGTGACACCATCGACATGGGATCGGTCGGCTCCTCGTCGGTGTCGAAGGGCGAGAGCCTCGCCGACACGGTGCGGGTGATCGAGGGCTACGCCGACGCGCTCGTCCTTCGCCACCCCAAACAGGGCGCGGCGAAGATGGCCAGCGAGTTCGTCGACGTGCCCGTGATCAACGCGGGCGACGGCGCGGGCCACCACCCCACCCAGACGCTGCTCGACCTCTACACCATCCGCGAGAACGCCGGCCTCGACGACCTCTCTATAGGTATCATGGGCGATCTGAAGTACGGGCGGACGGTCCACTCGCTCGCGCAGGCGCTGACGAACTTCGAGGTCACACAGCACTTTGTCAGCCCCGAGAGCCTCGCGCTCCCGCCGACGGTGCGCTACGACCTCGACGAGGCCGGCGCGTCGGTCGAGGAACACACCGGACTCGACGGCGTCCTCCCCGACCTCGACGTGCTGTACGTCACCCGGATCCAGCGCGAGCGGTTCCCCGACGAGAACGAGTACCGCGCCGTGGCGAGCGAGTACGGGATCGACCTCGGGACGCTCGAAAACGCGAAGGATGACCTCTCGATCATGCACCCCCTCCCGAGGGTCGACGAGATCGACCCCGCGATCGACGACACCGACCACGCGACGTACTTCGAACAGGCACACAACGGCATCCCCGTGCGGATGGCACTGCTCGACTTACTCCTATGACGGACGACCACCAACTCCGCGTCGGCAAGATCGAGAACGGCACCGTCATCGACCACGTCACCGGCGGCCAGGCGCTGAACGTCCTCGCGATCCTCGACATCGACGGGTCGGGCGGCGAGGAGGTCTCCGTCGGGATGAACGTCCCCTCGGATCGGATCGGACGAAAGGACATCGTGAAGGTCGAGGGCCGCGAGTTGAGCCAGGGCGAGGTCGACGTCCTCTCGCTGATCGCCCCCGACGCGACGATCAACATCGTCCGGAACTACGACGTGGTGGAGAAACACCGCGTCGAGCGCCCCGCGGAGGTCGTCGGCGTCCTCTCGTGTCCGAACGCCAACTGCATCACGACCGAACGCGAACCCGTCGACTCGCGCTTTACCGTCCTCGCGGACGGGGTCCGGTGTGCGTACTGCGGGACGCTGATCCGCGAGGAGTTCGCGACACACATCGACGTCGGATAGGTCGCTACCGAACGATCGTCACCGGGACGGGCGAGCGCCGGGCGACCGCTTCCGCGACGCTCCCCAGCAGGACTCGCGTCGCCCCGGTACGGCCGTGACTGCCGATCACGACCGCGTCGAAGCCGTCTCTACCCGCCATATCGACGATCTCGCGGACCGGGCTCCCGGTCTCGATTCGCGTCTCGATCCCGGCATCGACCTCGCTTCGCGCCGCGTCGAGGAGTTCCTCGGCGTGTTCACGCGCCTTCTCGTATCTCGGTATGGCCTCCGGATCGTCCGTGAACGCGGCCCAGTAGCCCTCGACGGGGATCACGTGTACCGCGGTGATCTCGCCGTCGGGAAACGCCTCGTGGGCGTACCGCAGTGCTTCGCGTGACTGGTCGGACTCGTCGATCGGAACGAGGATCTTCATCGTGATTTCCCTCGGACGTGTCTACGAAGGGAGCGGATAAAACCGATTCGCGCGTTCTCGGACGCTGGGAACTACCGGTCGGGAACCGCCGCGATGCGGGCGATCACGACACCCGGGCCCGCGGATCGGGAACGGGTACCAATGCTATGTCGTGTCGGCGCGTAGACCCGCCGGAGACATGTACGAGAGGATCCTCGTTCCGACGGACGGCAGCACCGACGCGGAGAACGCGCTCTCACACGCGGTCGAACTCGCGGCGGCGTTCGACGCGACGCTCCACGGCCTCTACGTCGTCGACCTCGACAGATACGGCAGCGTCGGCAGTTTCGACCCGCTCGACAAGCGCCTTGAGGGGATGGGCCGCGAGACGCTCGCGACCGTCGAGCGCGTCGCCGCCGACCGCGGCGTCGAGACCGTCACCGAACTCCGGGAGGGGTCGGTCCACCGCCAGATCAACGACTACGCCGCCGACCACGATATCGACGCCATCGTCATGGGGCCGCGGGGTCGCTCCAGACTCGACCGAATGTTGGTCGGAAGCGTGACCGAACGGGTGGTCCGCACCGCCGACCGACCCGTGATCGTCGTTCGAAAGCGGAGATAACCCGGTAGTACGACCGGAAGGTACTTCGATCCGGAGTCGTCATCTCGCGGTATGTCGTTCGTCGCGTCGCTCGAACCCGAGGCCGAACGGATCTGGGACGCCATCCACGAGCACCCGATGGTGCGGGGGATCGGCGACGGGAGTCTGGACGAGGAGCCGTTTCGCCACTGGGTCCGACAGGACTACGTCTACCTGATCGAGTACAACCGCGTCTTCGCGTTCGGGGCCGCCCGCGCGCCGGATCTCGCCCGGATCGAGCGCTTCGCCGACCTGCTCTCGGAGACGGTCTCGACCGAGATGGACCTGCATCGCTCCTACGCCGCGGAGTTCGGGATCGGCGAGACGGCGTTGGAGTCGACCGAGCCCTCGCCGACGACGCGCGCCTACACCGACTTCCTCGTGCGGACCGCGGCGACCGGGAGTTTCGGCGAACTGATCGCCGCGCTCCTGCCGTGTATGTGGGGGTTCAACGACACGGGGAGGAGGCTCGCCGAGGCGGGTCTGCCCGATCACGAGGGGTACGCACGCTGGATCGAGATGTACTCGAGTCCCGAGTTCACCGAACTCGCGGAGTGGTGCAAGGAACTCATGGACGAGGTGGCCGCCGGCGCGGGAGAGGCCCGTCGAGAACGGTATCGCGAGGCGTTTCTCACCTCCGCGCGCTACGAGTACCTGTTCTGGGACGCCGCCTGGAACGGCGAGGAGTGGCCGGTGTGAGCGGCCGCCCTCACTCGATCAGCGGGAGGACGACCGCGAAGACGATCGGCGAGCACAGCGCGATGGCGATCCCGCCGAACTCCATGAGCGTAAAGAGCGTCAGTTCCCACCCGGGGAGCGATCCGAACAGCGCCGGGCCGAGCGCGTGGCCGAGGATCCCGACGACGAACACCGCCACGCCGAGGGCGAAGCCGCCGCGGGCGTACTGGGAGTAGTCCATCCGCTGATACTGTCCCATACGTCGACGCACGACCATCGCGGATAAAACGCTGTCGACCACGTAGCAACGCACTTACGCGCCGCGCCGGTAGGACCCCCATGTTCGGGGTCGTCACGCGGAACCGAGAGGAGTGTACCTGGCCCGAGTTCGATCTCGCCTTCTACGAATCCAAGGACGTGAGCGGGCGCGCTGCGGAGCCGATCCCCGAGGCCGTCAACATGATCTCCTGTTTCGGGGACAACGCCGCCGCCGAGAGCTCCCCGGAGCTCGTCCCGCGCAACCGCGAGGGCGAACTCGCCACGCGCGAACGCCCGTACTTCGACTGGGCGTACATCTGCCCGACCCACGAGGGCTACCGCGAGGGCCTACTGGAGATGGTGAGCGAAGCGAGCGAGAAAAACGAGGACGTCCGCCTCGACGACGTGGGCTTCCCGCGTCAGGAGTACTGCTTCTGCGAGCGCTGTACCCGGTTGTTCGAGGAAAGCGAGTTCGAGGACCGCCTCGCGTGGCGCGCCTCCGTCATCACCGACTTTATCGCCGACGCCAGCGAGAGGATCCCCGGCAGGACCTATCTCACCCTCTATCCCGACCCGTACCCGGGCCACCTCTACGAGCGGGCCGGCCTCGACGTCGAGGCCATCGAACCCCACGTCGACGAGTTCGTGATTCCCCTCTACGACATGGCGTACTCCACTACCTACTGGCTCGAAACGATCGCCAGCGGCTTCGAGACGCTTCTGGAGACGCCCTTCAGCGTCGAACTCTACGCGGTCGACCTCGACATCGACGCCCTGATCCACGCCGCGGAGGTCGCAGCGGCCTACGGCGAGGACGTCTTCTTCGGCTACGACGCCGCCAACGCGCAGGCCGCGCTGCGGCGGATGCGTGCGGACTCGCGCGAGGGCGAGCGCTATGGCCCCGACTCCGCGTAGCTCACAGTTCGCGCTCGCGCCACGCGAGCAGGTCCTCGCGGTCGCGGGTGTCCTCGGGGAGATCCGAGAACCACCGCGCGGCGGAGATCTCGTCGTCGGGGTCGGCGATGTGGGTCTCGGTCGTGAGCGCGCGGGCGACGAACACGGGGATCACGCCCCAGGTCTCGTACTCCCCGCAGGTGATCGTGACCTGCGTGAGGACCCCCAGTCCCTCGTAGTCGGCGTCGACGCCGGCCTCCTCGGCGAGTTCGCGGACGGCGGCGCGCTGGAAGTCCTCCTCGGGGCCGACCTCGCCGCCCGGCAGCACCCACAGGTCGACGCCCTCGTGGCGCACGAGCAGGAGTTCCCCCGAGGGGCGATAGACGATGGTGTGGGCACCGTAGGGCGCGCCTGTACGCTCGACGCGCTCGGTCAGGGTGCGAAATCGCCTCCGTGAGACCCGACGGTGGCGGTCGCGTTCGAGGAACGCGTCGTGGCGCTCGCGCAGGTGGTGGTACGCCTGCTCGGCGCGCTGGCTCGCCTCGTTCGCGCGGTACCACAGCCCGTCGATCGTGGTCATCAGTCCCCCTCCAGCGGCGGGTCCGAATCGGAGATATGCATACCGGGGGAACGGCACGGACCGGGAATAACGCTTCGCCGGTCGAACCACGCTACTTTTACCGAACCGGGGGCTACCCGTGGGTATGAGCTTCGACGAGGACGACCGCGTCGTGCTGTCCGACGAGCACAGCGAGTTCGACGGCCAGGAAGGGCGGATCACGCAGGTGATGGAGACCATGTTCGGCGACGCCACCTACACGGTGAGCTTCGAGGACGGCCAGGAGACCGGCGTCCCCGAGTCGGACCTCTCGCCCGCCGACGCTACCGACGACGAGTAACGCGCGATGGCCGCCGTCCCGCTCCACTACGTCGACCTCCGGACCTTCTGTTACGCCACCGAGGACGAGAAACGGGTCGAGGAGGCGCTCCGGACCTACCTTCCCGAGGGGTTCGAGATCGAGCGCGCCGAGACCGAGGGCTATCACGGCGACCGCATCCTCGTCCTCTCGGCGCGCGTCGAGAACGCCGACGGGATTCGCCACGTTCTCGACACGCTCAGGGGATCGGCCGACCTGGAGCGGGTTCGCGACCAACTCGACGAGCGGGTGACCGAGAACTGCGAACTGTTCCTGTATCTCGACAAGCAGGCCGCCTTCGGCGGCGAGGCCGCGCTCGGCGAGGGGATCACCCTGCGGGCGAAGGTCGAGGCCTACCCCGCGAAGAAGGAGTCAGCAGTGGAAAACGTCCGCGAGATTCTGTAGGTCTCGCGACACCCCGTTGCCGACGACGGAACGTATTTCTCCCCGTACCGTGAGGGGCCGCGTATGTCAGAGGCGGACACGACCGAGCGCGGGCTTGTGAAGGCGCTCTCTCAACGCGATTTGTTAGTACTGGCGTTCGGCGCGATGATCGGCTGGGGATGGATCGTCCTCTCGGGCCAGTGGATAGACGAGGGCGGCCCGTTGGGCGCGATCTCGGCGTTCGTCATCGGGGGCGTCCTCGTGGTCTTCGTCGCGGTCATCTACGGCGAACTCGCCTCGGCGATGCCGTTCGTCGGCGGCGAGCACGTCTACAGCCACCGGGCGCTCGGGCCGTTGGGATCCTTTATCTGTACGTGGGCGATCTCCTTCGGCTACGTCAGCGTCGCCGCCTTCGAGGCCGTCGCCCTGCCGTCGGCGCTCGCGTACGTGGTTCCGGGGTTCAACGCGGTCGAACTCTGGTCGATCGCCGGCGATCCCGTCTACGCGACGTGGGTGCTCGTCGGCGCGGGCGGCGCGGCCGCCATGACCTACGTCAACTACGTCGGGATCCGCCCGGCCGCGCAGTTCCAGGCGGTCGTCACCCTCGTCATCGCGCTCGCGGGAGTAGTGTTGGTGATCGGCGCGGTCACAGGCGGCCAGCCCTCGCCCGACCCGCCCGTGATCGCCGGGGCGGCGGGGATCTTCGGGGTCGTGCTCGCGACGCCGTTCATGTTCGTCGGCTTCGACGTCATCCCGCAGGCCGCCGAAGAGGCCGACGTCCCCACGCGATCGCTGGGGACGATCATCGTCGTCGCCGTCCTGCTTGCGACGCTGTTCTACATCGCCGTCATCTGGGGATCGAGCCGTGCGCTTCCCGGGGCTCAACTGGTCGAGAGCCCGCTGCCGGCGGCGGCGGCCATGGAGGCGCTGTACGACAGCGCGACGGTCGGCCAGCTGATGGCCCTTGCCGGTATCGCCGGCATCCTCACGAGCTGGAACGCATTCATCATCGGCGGGAGTCGGGCGATCTTCGCGATGGCCGAATCGGGCATGCTACCGTCGTTCCTCGCGAAGACCCACCCCGAGTACAACACGCCCCACACCGCCATCGTCCTGATCGGCGTTTCGTCGGTTCTCGCGCCGCTGTTCGGCGAGGGGATGCTCGGCTGGATCGTCAACGCCGGCGGGCTGGGAATCGTCCTCGCGTGGCTGTTCGTCTGCGTCTCGTTTCTCGTCCTCCGGCGCCGGGAACCCGGAATGGATCGACCATTCAAAGTTCCCGCAGGCTACGCGACGGGCGGGGTCGCGCTCGTCCTCTCGGCCTTCTTCGTCTTCCTCTACCTCCCCGGCGGACCGTCGGCGCTCGTCTGGCCCTACGAGTGGCTGATGGTCCTGCTGTGGGCGCTTCTGGGCGTCGGGCTGTTCGCGCTCTCGCCGCGCGGGCGCGACCTCCTCTAGTCCTCGATCCAGTAGTCGCCATCGTCGTCGCGTCGCGCCCGCACGCCCGTCCCGACCCAGCCCTCGAACGCCCCGTCGAGGGTTCCCTCGGCGATCACCGGGCCGCGCGCCTCCAGTTGTCCGTCCGCGATTCGAACCTCGCAGTCGAGCACCGGCCTGCCGACGCTTCCGCCCTTCTCCACCGCGTCGTCGCGCTCGGGCGGAAACGTCAGCAGGTGCGGGACCGCGGGCGTCCCGAACAGCCGGCCCACCGGTCGATCCTGAAGCAGGTAGGCGTCGTGGAGTTCGGCGGGAAGCGGCGCGCTCGAATAGAAGGCCTCGACGCTCGCGAAGTTCGCCATCGAGAACCCCTCGGCCTCGGTCAGCCGGTCGAACTCCAGGGGCGTCCCGTAGACGTGCGTCGCGTCGTGGCGCTCGATCAGCGAGAGGGCGGGGTCGGGGCGGAACGCCCGGTGGAGCACGACCGTTCCGCCCGCGTACAGCGCCGGCAGCGTGCCCACGAGCAGGCCGTCGGTTCGAAAGAGCGAGGCGAGGTTCGCTACCCGCGACCGTCCCAGCCCCCACGCGGTCGTCCCGGCGATGCAGTTGCGCTCGACGGCCCGCGACGAGAACGCGTAGACGGTCGCGTCCTCCTCCGCCGGGGCGTGAAAGAGCAGCCAGGGATCCGGCGGCGAATCGGCAGGCTCGTACTCCGCCGGGTCGACCTCCGAGAGCTCCCCGAGGGTCGTGGTCTCGCGCACCTTCCGCAGGCGGTCGGACTGGGCGTCCTCGTGGAGGACGAGGCGCGGATCGAGTCGATCGACGAGCCCCGAGATCCCCGATTTCGAGCGATAGGGCGAGACCGACGCGAGCGCACACCCCAGACGACGGGTCGCGAAGACCAGCGCGAGGGTCTCGATCCGGTTCCGCGAGAGCAGCGCGATCCGGTCGCCGGGTTCGACGCCACGGCCGGCGAGCTTCCGGGCGAATCGCTCGGCGAGCGCCCCGAGGTCGGCGTAGCTGTAGCGTCTCCCCTCGCTGGTCTCGATCACGGCCGTCCGCTCGCCCCAAAGGACCGCCCGCCGGGAGAGCGACAGGGTCATCCGAGACGGACCTCCACGAGCGCCATCCCCGCCGAGGGGATCGCCTCGTTCAGGGTCGCTTCGAGGTCGGCCCACGTCTCGGGCCGGTGGCCC
The DNA window shown above is from Halalkalicoccus sp. NIPERK01 and carries:
- a CDS encoding APC family permease; translation: MSEADTTERGLVKALSQRDLLVLAFGAMIGWGWIVLSGQWIDEGGPLGAISAFVIGGVLVVFVAVIYGELASAMPFVGGEHVYSHRALGPLGSFICTWAISFGYVSVAAFEAVALPSALAYVVPGFNAVELWSIAGDPVYATWVLVGAGGAAAMTYVNYVGIRPAAQFQAVVTLVIALAGVVLVIGAVTGGQPSPDPPVIAGAAGIFGVVLATPFMFVGFDVIPQAAEEADVPTRSLGTIIVVAVLLATLFYIAVIWGSSRALPGAQLVESPLPAAAAMEALYDSATVGQLMALAGIAGILTSWNAFIIGGSRAIFAMAESGMLPSFLAKTHPEYNTPHTAIVLIGVSSVLAPLFGEGMLGWIVNAGGLGIVLAWLFVCVSFLVLRRREPGMDRPFKVPAGYATGGVALVLSAFFVFLYLPGGPSALVWPYEWLMVLLWALLGVGLFALSPRGRDLL
- a CDS encoding AMP-binding protein; translated protein: MTLSLSRRAVLWGERTAVIETSEGRRYSYADLGALAERFARKLAGRGVEPGDRIALLSRNRIETLALVFATRRLGCALASVSPYRSKSGISGLVDRLDPRLVLHEDAQSDRLRKVRETTTLGELSEVDPAEYEPADSPPDPWLLFHAPAEEDATVYAFSSRAVERNCIAGTTAWGLGRSRVANLASLFRTDGLLVGTLPALYAGGTVVLHRAFRPDPALSLIERHDATHVYGTPLEFDRLTEAEGFSMANFASVEAFYSSAPLPAELHDAYLLQDRPVGRLFGTPAVPHLLTFPPERDDAVEKGGSVGRPVLDCEVRIADGQLEARGPVIAEGTLDGAFEGWVGTGVRARRDDDGDYWIED